The genomic segment CTAACTCCATTCTCAAGGAAATTTAAATCATTAATTGAATTGGTAAAATTAGAAGAAGAAGTAACAATTTTTAAAGGGAAATCTAAATTAGGGACCTTTTGTAGATTTTCATCATTAAAATCAATAAGTGATAATTCAAACTCTTTTTTATTCTTACCTTCACTTACAATTTTCAATTTATTTCCATCTTGATCAACTTTTAATATAAGTTTAGACTTATCATTACATCTTTTCAAAACATCACTAAAATGCTCTAAACTAAGTGAGATTTGAAAATTTTCTTTAATCTCATACTTTTCAAAATTAGTTGACAATAATCTAAAAATTACCATAACAACATTGTTTGAATTTAGGGCAACAAGCTCCATATAATCAGGTTTAAATACGAAAGTTCCTTCTAAAACAATATCAGAAATAATTTCCATACTCTTCTTTAACAGACCTGGGTTTTCTAAAATTAATTCCATCTTAAATTATTAAAATCTTATTCATTAATAAATGTTTTTATTTTATCATCTCTAACTAGTAATTAATTTACAGATGATAATTATAAATTTATATCTTATTATTCATGAATGGTAATTAATTCAAATAAAAGGTTTTCAGAAATAATGTTCAAAAATTCATATTTAAGATTTTCATTTTTATACTCAACAATTAAATTTATTAATTAATAACACCATAAGAAATAAATGAAACAATATATACTTGCAAAAATAGTGGAATTTGGACTTCCAATGAAGAAAATTCATTATGATTTTAAAGTTCAAGATACAAACGAACCCACAAAATTCATAAAAATTATAATTCATCATACTGGAAAGAACAAAACTATTCAAAGTTTAATAGATAATCATGTAAAAAAACAACATTATTCATCAATAGGATATCATTTCATGATTTCTAAAAAAGGAACTATTTATTACGCTAGAGACTTAAAATCAGCCGGAGCGCATACTTATGGATACAATAAAAATGCAATTGGTATAGCACTATTTGGAAATTTTGATGAAGTAGAACCTACTCAAAAACAAATTGATGCTTTAAATTCATTAGTAACCAAATTAAAAGAGAATTATAATATTAAAAAAATATTTGGACACAATGAAGCAATATACAAAAAGATTAAAGAAAGAAATTGGAAATTACATTTGCCAAACATTAATCCACTAGATATTGAAAATAAAGAAACATATAAAAATTTCACAAGGGACATAACAACTCAAGTTCTAGAATTTGATGCTTCAGATAGTAGCGTAACTTTAATAAAAAAATTTCAATCCTGTCCGGGATTTAATTTATACTCAGAAATAAAGAAATTAGATGGATTAGATCCTTAAAAGGTCAATAATATTCATTCTTCCCATCAAATTTAGCAGTTTATTACTTTCTTCTTGTTTGTCTTTACAAAAAAGTTTAGCATTTGATTTTGCAAATATTAAAACTTTATTTAAGTTATAATCTCCATTTTCATCATCATATTTTTGTACTATCATATCTAAAGTTTTAATAGCGCGATTAGGAGCAGAGTGATTAAATATGTCAAAATCATATAAGAAAACATTTAACTTACTAAATTGGCTCCTATTTTCAGACATATTTTCAATTCTTCCTTTTCTAAAAAATACACAATTTAGAGATTCAAAGGAATAATGT from the Candidatus Woesearchaeota archaeon genome contains:
- a CDS encoding peptidoglycan recognition family protein translates to MKQYILAKIVEFGLPMKKIHYDFKVQDTNEPTKFIKIIIHHTGKNKTIQSLIDNHVKKQHYSSIGYHFMISKKGTIYYARDLKSAGAHTYGYNKNAIGIALFGNFDEVEPTQKQIDALNSLVTKLKENYNIKKIFGHNEAIYKKIKERNWKLHLPNINPLDIENKETYKNFTRDITTQVLEFDASDSSVTLIKKFQSCPGFNLYSEIKKLDGLDP
- the pcn gene encoding proliferating cell nuclear antigen (pcna) produces the protein MELILENPGLLKKSMEIISDIVLEGTFVFKPDYMELVALNSNNVVMVIFRLLSTNFEKYEIKENFQISLSLEHFSDVLKRCNDKSKLILKVDQDGNKLKIVSEGKNKKEFELSLIDFNDENLQKVPNLDFPLKIVTSSSNFTNSINDLNFLENGVSFKIANKKFSIEGKTNSMSGKIDFDEDIDIKTESSKDMHCRYSIEYLKKFIKADKIVNNVEMSFNDDYPLKVEYKLVDKLLLGFILAPRGED